The Zonotrichia albicollis isolate bZonAlb1 chromosome 6, bZonAlb1.hap1, whole genome shotgun sequence genome window below encodes:
- the SIX1 gene encoding homeobox protein SIX1: MSMLPSFGFTQEQVACVCEVLQQGGNLERLGRFLWSLPACDHLHKNESVLKAKAVVAFHRGNFRELYKILESHQFSPHNHPKLQQLWLKAHYVEAEKLRGRPLGAVGKYRVRRKFPLPRTIWDGEETSYCFKEKSRGVLREWYAHNPYPSPREKRELAEATGLTTTQVSNWFKNRRQRDRAAEAKERENTENNNAATNKPNQLSPLDGSKPLMSSSEEEFSPPQSPDQNSVLLLQGNLSHARSSGYSLSGLAASQTPHSLQGHQLQDSLLGPLTSSLVDLGS; the protein is encoded by the exons ATGTCGATGCTGCCGTCGTTTGGCTTCACGCAGGAGCAGGTCGCCTGCGTGTGCGAGGTGCTGCAGCAAGGGGGGAACCTGGAGAGGCTGGGCCGCTTCCTCTGGTCGCTGCCGGCCTGCGACCACCTGCACAAGAACGAGAGCGTCCTCAAGGCCAAGGCGGTGGTGGCCTTCCACCGCGGCAACTTCCGCGAGCTCTACAAGATCCTGGAGAGCCACCAGTTCTCGCCCCACAACCACCccaagctgcagcagctctggctgaaggCGCACTACGTGGAAGCCGAGAAGCTGCGGGGCAGACCCTTGGGCGCCGTCGGCAAATACCGCGTCCGCCGAAAATTCCCTTTGCCCCGCACCATCTGGGACGGCGAGGAAACCAGCTACTGCTTCAAGGAGAAATCCCGGGGCGTGCTGCGGGAATGGTACGCCCACAACCCCTACCCGTCCCCCCGGGAGAAGCGGGAGCTGGCGGAAGCCACCGGTCTCACCACCACCCAGGTCAGCAACTGGTTCAAGAACAGAAGGCAGCGGGACCGAGCGGCGGAGGCGAAGGAAAG AGAGAACACGGAAAACAACAACGCGGCCACCAACAAACCGAACCAACTCTCGCCTCTGGACGGGAGCAAACCGCTCATGTCCAGCTCCGAGGAAGAGTTTTCTCCTCCCCAAAGCCCGGATCAGAACTCGGTCCTGCTCTTGCAGGGGAACCTCAGCCACGCCAGGAGCTCCGGCTATTCCCTGAGCGGCTTGGCCGCATCCCAGACCCCGCACAGCCTGCAAGGCCACCAGCTCCAGGACTCGCTGCTGGGACCCCTCACGTCCAGCCTGGTGGATCTGGGATCCTAA